The genomic stretch agagtgagagagagagagtgtgagagagagagcgagagagagagagtgagtgggtcgTGAGAGATAGATcgagcttgtgtgtttgtgtgtttgtctagagtgtagtgagagagagagtagagagggagagcgagagaggagagatgtgtgtgtgtgagagagtgagagagagagagtgtgtgagagagagagagagagagagcgtgataGAGCGAGagatgcgtgtgtttgtgtgtgtgtgtgctcgatGAGTGCTAGCTAGATATATAGATCTAGTCTAGAGCGATAGTagatatgtgtgtttttgttgtttagaTAGTATAGATATATGTTTTTTGTTAGAGTGACTATATATGAGaagagagatatatagagagagatagtcGATATAGAGacgagcatgagagagagagagagagagagagtgtgtgtgtgtgagagagagtgagagagagagagagagagagagagagagataagtaGATGACAGAGGTTGTGAGTGACAGATGATTACTGTATAGAACAGAGTGATATCCTGCAGTATtagatgtgaggtgtgtgagacaggtccctcaccacatacacactgattagcCTGCGTTAGCATGCTGTGACCTAGCGTATTAGCAAACACAAATCATTAGCTGATAGATTAAACAGTATTAACTACATTACGCTGGTGTTAGCTAAAGACACATTAAATAcaagaaataatttattaagTAAGAGTTACTCTGAGTCAGGGGGGACGACTCGGCCATCAGAGGCactttagagaaaaaaaaatatatatatatataaagttttagTATTTTCATGACTTTCATCATTTCCTCTTCCTTCACTTCCTCTATCACTTCATACCGTAAGTGGACGAGGGGAAGCGGACGAGGGGATTTAACAGCGTGTCGGAACACATCCCTGAAATCTGTTCCAGTTTTAATGAGTTGGAGGTTCAGTAGAagtgatttaacattttaaaataaatctgtagtGAAGTCCGAAACATTCGTTAGTAAAAGAATGAACTTTAGACCTGAACTTCCTGTCGCTCAGCAGGTTCACGGCTCGTCACTGATGTAATGCCTTGCGtttcatttgaatgtatttCAGACTGTCATGTTTTCAATGCAGTGTTTCTAacagagctggtgtgtgtgtgtgtgtgtgtgtgtgtgtgtgtgtgtgtgtgtgtgtgtgtgtgtgtgtggttgccgATTGTGCCATTAAACCCATGAGCTAGCACATTACTCCTTCAGCCTTGTAGTCCGGTGTAGTTCGAGAGCAGACGAGTGACTGCGGCTCCTGATGTAGTGTTGAAACTTTACACTTGGTATTTTGCAGGTCTTTCTTTTTCCTGGTAAATCAGACGTACTACAGAGAAATAAACATGCGACGTGTTTCAGTAACTTCATCATCCTCACCTTTAGTGCTTCTGCTCTTCTCTGTGACTTTCTTCTGTTTTGCAGTTTTGACTGAATGCATTTATTCATGTGCAATGTTCCAGATGTTTTTCTACTTTTATCTGCactcaaaaaaacaacaacaacaaaaaacataagacaccaaaataaatgttttctacAGAGCCGTGtttctgtgttcctgtgtcACAGGGTGGACGTGTGTCAATGTCCCTCAGTCAGTCACAGGGTGGACGTGTGTCAATGTCCCTCAGTCAGTCACAGCGTGGACGTGTGTCAATGTCCCTCAGTCAGTCACAGCGTGGACGTGTGTTAATGTCCCTCAGTCAGTCACAGCGTGGACGTGTTAATGTCCCTCAGTCAGTCACAGCATGGACGTGTGTTAATGTCCCTCAGTCAGTCACAGCGTGGACGTGTGTTAATGTCCCTCAGTCAGTCACAGCGTGGACGTGTGTTAATGTCCCTCAGTCAGTCACAGCGTGGACGTGTTAATGTCCCTCAGTCAGTCACAGCGTGGACGTGTTAATGTCCCTCAGTCAGTCACAGCGTGGACGTGTGTTAATGTCCCTCAGTCAGTCACAGCGTGGACGTGTTAATGTCCCTCAGTCAGTCACAGCGTGGACGTGTTAATGTCCCTCAGTCAGTCACAGCGTGGACGTGTTAATGTCCCTCAGTCAGTCACAGCGTGGACATGTTAATGTCCCTCAGTCAGAACTCCACACACTTTCCATTCTGTTCAAATCTTAAGAAGCTCTTTTTAAGTGTCCAGATTTAAAGGATTTGAGTTGATCTTCTGCTCATTAGATGTGTGACTGTAGAGcagctttgtttatttaattacccagagttattattatataaatattgttgttattaaaaataGGAACTGCCCCGAGGGCTGGTGGAGACTAGCGGGGCAGGAATGACACTGCCCCATGCTCAATGAGCGATTGCCAGAGTAAACCTAATAcatttaggggtgtgtgtgtgtgtgtgttatgagctgtgtattacctgtgtgtgtgtgtgtgtgttatgagctgtgtattacctgtgtgtgtgtgttatgagctgtgtattacctgtgtgtgtgtgttatgagctGTGTAttacctgtgcgtgtgtgtgtgtgtggtttaataGCACGATGTTGTACAGAGACATCAGACATCACACCTTCACAACAGATACAAACAGTTTCACACTTTATTACAGATGTTTCAGCAGCACCAACACTTTATCACACACAGGAGTGGACTGTGTTCATCTCACAGTCTGACAGGTTTTTAtggcacaacaacaacaacaatattattaataataataataataataataataataataataataataagagtagatgtaaatgtaattaatgttgAGTTTCTACTCATTGCATAATCAGTGATAAATACTGCTTCTAGTTTTATAATGAAGCTAcaaagctaatgtagctaacagaTAATCACCAGTTTAACACCGTGACACACAGCAGCGCTGATCGTTTCTGAACATTTACACTCGACTGGGTGTTTGTGttccatttgttctttattaataCTGATACACACACCTGAACCTGACAGTGCAGTGtttgtcttcctgtctgtggtgTAAAGCCTGCTGCTCTTCATCATGGGCTGTGTTCTGAATGGAGCTCTAGTGCACTAGACAGAGCTCTAGTGCACTAGGTTTATATTCTAACACTCAATCCAATGGTTTTGTGGTTTGAAATGGAGCCCATGATAATACCTTCTAGTTCCTCTTGAGGAAGGTTCATCAGAACTGCAGTGGAGCTTCTTCAGAAATGTTGAGAAGATGATTTAACACAGAGCGGTCATGGAAACGGTGAAAGGGAAATGAGGGTAGAGCTGACACAATGTGGGGGATGTGCTTAGATTACtgaacagaaggttgtgagtttgaaccctctaagctaccactgctgggcccctgagcaaggcccttaaccatcaattatataaaatgtgattaaGTGTAAGTgtctctggataaaggcgtctgccgaATGCTGCAAATGTGATGATGTTGTGGTGCtggttggtgttggtgttactgATCTGTAGCTCCTGCTGTCCTCCTGGCACGTTTTCTCGGTGAAGCTCTCGGAGACGCTTTATCTAAAGGAAGAACGAGGACAAAACCAGTTTATTACAAACCTTAGTGTTAATGAATGTGGTGGGTTTTTTACAGTAAGTATAAAATAAGGCTGATAAATATACAGCTGTCCATCAAGCACATGCTCACTGGAATATTAAGCCACGCCCATTATGTTTAAGACAAACAGCTTATTAGGACAGGAATGAATCTCACTCATGATGTTAAGCGTTTCCTGTGGAATCCAGCTGATGTCCACATTGTTCATCCCTCCGGTGCCTGTTTCAACCTTCACCGGAATTCTTTTCCTCTGAAAtaaaaaggtcaaaggtcatgaaTTATGAATATAGAATAGCTATAGGGTGGTCATAATTACCTATAATTACTCTGATGTTTCAGTTATAATGAAGTGACATGAACTCACCGTGCGGGACTCAAGCACCTGATACGTGCCAAAGAGCATTAGAGAGATCAAACCACCAAGGAAGATGTACATGAACATCCTGTAAATAACAACAATGTGTTTATGAACTCTCACAGAATGATATTACAATGTAATAACACTTTACACTCATCCATGTGCACAGTGTAGAAATATGTACACTGAATCACCTACACTGAGTCATTTACACTGAGTCATTTACACTGAGTCATTTACACTGAATCACCTACACCGAGTCATTTCTCATTTACAGTTATACATTTACACTAAATCACTTACACAGAATCATTTTCTCTGAATCATTTACACTGAATCACATGAATCATATACACAGAATCACTTACAGTTTGCACtaatttaataacattaatgtaaACACAGCTTTGTCCTTACGTCTCTCCGTCCAGGCCCTCGTCCTGTTCCGTGATCGTCACCGTCTGGTTAAAAATGGCACTCTGGAAAGTATTTCCCttcaagagacaaaaaaattcGTCTGAATTAAAATCAAATCTCTTTCAGAGAAACATCACAGTAATAAATCATATTAATATCAGTATTCATTCACTGCTACTAAGATATTAAAAtacttataataattatataatcacTAATTCTCTGAttaaagtgttatataaagtgacGTGATGAACCTCAGAGTCGTGGTAGTTCAGCAGGACCACCAGACCGAACGGACGACCGGCCATCGGCTGAGCGGGAATGAACGAGTACTCAAACGATGCCTGTCTCTCCGGCTGCACCACGGCATCCAACTGCAGAGctgtaaactacacacacacacacacacacacacacacacacacacacacacacacacacacacacacaatcacatcatatacaacattctgaagaaaaaataatctgCTGTGATTATAATGGTAATAAACCTAaacagatattattattattattattattattattattattattattattattatcatcagtTGAGACTCACGTTCTGGATGTAGAACTGATAATCCTGTGGGTAACGAAACGATGCTTCAAGAGAGCGAACAGTAAAATCCTGAGTGCCTTTATTACTGAAACCAACCAGAAACTTCACGATCTCATTGGCTGGAAACtctacaacacacaaacacaagtacacacattAGAGGGAAGTGTTCCACAGTCAGTAAGTGCTATAACCTAGAGAATATGTGTGACATAACACACACGTCTGTTTCTGACCTTCTCCTGTGACAAAGATGATGGTGGTGTCTGCGTCAGGGTGAGACGTCACGTCTGCTGGCTGAGAATCTTCATCTAAATCATCGGCATCATCTACATCCTACAGAGAGGAATAAATGTCACTTAAACACCACGGTGTGTCACTTAAACACCTCGGTGTGTCACTTAAACACCTCGGTGTGTCACTTAAACACCACGGCGTGTCACTTAAACACCTCGGCGTGTCACTTAAACACCTCGGTGTGTCACTTAAACACCTCGGTGTGTCACTTAAACACCTCGGTGTGTCACTTAAACACCACAGTGTGTCACTTAAACACCTCGGCGTGTCACTTAAACACCTCGGCGTGTCACTTAAACACCTCGGTGTGTCACTTAAACACCTCGGCGTGTCACTTAAACACCTCGGCGTGTCACTTAAACACCTCGGCGTGTCACTTAAACACCTCGGCGTGTCACTTAAACACCTCGGCGTGTCACTTAAACACCTCGGCGTGTCACTTAAACACCTCGGCGTGTCACTTAAACACCTCGGCGTGTCACTTAAACACCTCGGCGTGTCACTTAAACACCACGGCGTGTCACTTAAACACCACGGCGTGTCACTTAAACACCTCGGTGTGTCACTTAAACACATCGGCGTGTCACTTAAACACCTCGGCGTGTCACTTAAACACATCGGCGTGTCACTTAAACACCACAGTGTGTCACTTAAACACCTCGGCGTGTCACTTAAACACATCGGCGTGTCACTTAAACACCTCGGCGTGTCACTTAAACACCTCGGCGTGTCACTTAAACACCTCGGCGTGTCACTTAAACACCTCGGCGTGTCACTTAAACACCACAGTGTGTCACTTAAACACCTCGGCGTGTCACTTAAACACCTCGGCGTGTCACTTAAACACCACAGTGTGTCACTTAAACACCTCGGCGTGTCACTTAAACACCTCGGCGTGTCACTTAAACACCACAGTGTGTCACTTAAACACCTCGGCGTGTCACTTAAACACCTCGGTGTGTCACTTAAACACCTCAGTGTGTCACTTAAACACCTCGGCGTGTCACTTAAACACCTCGGCGTGTCACTTAAACACCTCGGCGTGTCACTTAAACACCTCGGCGTGTCACTTAAACACCTCGGTGTGTCACTTAAACACCTCAGTTAAACCACgaggctaatgtagctaacacaTAATGGAAGTCAATAGCTTCCAGTTTAGCCTCATGTGATCTACATCACATTAACACCATTCTCACCCTGTCTCCTGTCTGAGGTTCTTCCACCAGAACTTCCTCgtcctcttcatcttcctcctcttcctccactgCTCCATCTGATGCTTCATCTATCACTTCATCTTCAGGTTCTGCATAAACTCCACCttcaaaatataaattttattttcctgtGAGTTTTTTGCTCCTTCATTGAATTCAACTAAATTTCGTCTTTTAATGTGACCTCctctgtgtgatttatttactgACTGGATTACAGTGGATATGAGTGTAGCAGAGAGGAGACGTGAGGAGACGTGAGGAGGCGTGAGATATGAGGAGGCGTGAGGAGACGTGAAGAGGCGTGAGGAGACGTGAGGAGACGTGAAGAGGCGTGAGGAGACGTGAAGAGGCGTGAGGAGACATGAGAcgtgaggagatgtgaggatACATGAAGCGTGAGGAGACGTGAGGAGATGTgagatgtgaggagatgtgaggaggcgtgaggagatgtgagatgtgaggagatgtgagacgtgaggagatgtgaggcgtGAGGAGACGTGAGGAGATGTgagatgtgaggagatgtgaggcgtgaggagatgtgaggcgtgaggagatgtgagacgtgaggagatgtgaggagatgtgagatgtgaggagatgtgaggcgtgaggagatgtgaggcgtgaggagatgtgagacgtgaggagatgtgaggcgtGAGGAGACgtgaggagatgtgaggcgtGAGGAGACGTGAGGAGATGTgagatgtgaggagatgtgaggcgtGAGGAGACGTGAGGCGTGAGGAGACGTGAGGAGATGTgagatgtgaggagatgtgaggcgtgaggagatgtgaggcgtgaggagatgtgaggcgtgaggagatgtgaggcgtgaggagatgtgaggcgtgaggagatgtgaggcgtgaggagatgtgagatgtgaggagatgtgaggagaCGTGAGGAGGCGTGAGGAGATGTGAGACgtgaggagatgtgaggcgtgaggagatgtgaggcgtgaggagatgtgagatgtgaggagatgtgaggagaCGTGAGGAGGCgtgaggagatgtgaggcgtGAGGAGATGTGAGACGTGAGGAGATGTGAGACGTGAGGAGATGTGAGACGTGAGGAGACACGAGTCTTATTGTGCAGTTTGTCGgtctgtaaacagtgtgtatcTGGAAATCATATTTGTTCTAAATAATCAGAATTTTAATACTGGgcttaataattatatttatattttagctGCTGTTGTATTTCCACCTGAGAGGAAAAAAGTTCTTCACAAGTTCTTCATGACAGTTAAAGGTTCCTCCAGAGCACATGTCTAAAATATCATCATGCTTGAgactagtttgtgtgtgtgtgtgtgtgtgtgtgtgtgtgtgtgtgtgtgtgtgtacacgtgcgcgcgcgcgggcgtgtgtgtgtgtgtgcgtgcgtgtacatgtgtgtgcgcgcgtgtgcgtgtacacgtgtgtgtgcgcgtgtttagGACACGTCATCTCGCTTTACTGCCTTTACACACATTATTGCACCGCGGGCAGAAAGAAGTTGAGAGTTTTCCAACTTTACTATAGAGAAGTTCATTTATTGTCGAGTGTCATGAATGTGACGTCACAGGTACAGAAGAAGCGCGTGCTGTAACggactgagagagaaaacaaacaaacaaacaaacaaacaaacaaaccgagTCACTGAGATTTGACTCTTTATATTAACATCATAAAAGCTTCATATTCTGTATGAGTAAAGTTCACGCGccgggttgtgtgtgtgtgtgtgtgtgtgtgtgtgtgtgtgtgtgtgtgtgtgtgtgtgtgtgtgtgtgtgtgtgtgtgtgtgtgtgtggtgacggACAGAGAAATGAATGGAGCAGAGCTGGAGTTTAATGCCACGTcacacactgtatgtgtgtgtgtgtgtgtgtgtgtgtgtgtgtgtgtgtgtgtgtgtgtgtgtgtgtgtgtaagcaggataataaagtgtgtaataaaactCACCTCCGGAGAGCAGAGTGGCCGGAAACAGCAGCAGAATCACAAACAGCGACTTTAATCCAAAGACCATCATGTTTCCTGCAGGAgtgaagagaggaagaagaaaagagaagtgacTGTAACTACTGACCGGGGAGGGGCGGGGCATGAACAGGGAGGGGCGGGGTTTATACTCTGAAACGCCCAATGAGAGTAATGCGCTCTTTTCTGTTTCATAtccatttacatgtacagcatgtgacagaccccttatccagagcgacgtacataagagcttaaatctctaacactgaatactttaatgtggagaactttggcaggttgaacacaagccgtgcagctgcattctggatcatttacagaggacagattgtgttcatatgtagacctgccagctgtgtgttacagtaatccagtgtagaaatgacaagagactgaacaagtacctgagcagtctgtgtggggaaaatggccgaatccttctaatgttgtagagaagaaaccgacatgagcgagtcacattagggacatgagagggaaaggacagatgattgtccatggttaccccaagggtgtgagctgtggctgaaggggagatcagatcgttgtgcagggatatagtaaggtcatgacctggggatgaatcacctgatgatcagcagttcagttttactaggattgagctttaactgatgagcagtcatccatgatgaaatttctgccagacatgctgagatccggtcagaagctgtggcatctgagggtgggaaagagaagataagttgtgtatcatcagcatagcagtggtaagagaacccatgtgaggaaataacttcaccaagagagtgagtatacagggagaaaagaagaggaccaagtactgagccctgtgggacgccagtggagagtctgcgtggagcagatgtcactcccctccatgttacctgatatgagcgtccttccaggtaggaggcaaaccattcccaagctgatccgcaaatcccaagactcttgagggtggataagagagtcttgtgtttgaccgtatcaaacgctgctgaaaggtcaaggaggataaggacggatgacagtttgacAGTTTGACGGATGacagcttctcagagacatccaaaagggttgtctctgtagagtgagctgctttaaagccagactggttgggatcttggaggttgttctgtgagagagagacagacaggtgattatagacaatgtgttcaagaattttcaccaagtcaccaagcactgtcagggggagctatcggaagggaaagcactaagcagtgagtccatttcttccaggaagtctcctaggggaccaggagggcggtagacaacaatgataacaaggttgataggagagggaactgaaatggcatgaaattcaaaagaagagattgttaaatgagacaagacgagaggtgtaaagcaccatttctttgacaacaataaacctgtaacTACATCCACTACATTTGAACTCTTTtcactacatttacacacacacacacacacacacacacacacacacacacacacacacacacacacacacacacacacacaccaagatacacatctaaaagagctcattcctataAAGGTTTATGTAACATAAGGTAATAGGTTTAGAACTCTACATTAATAAAGCGTTAGTAAGGGAGCTGCAGCAGGACATAAAGGACCGACACTAACAAAGTCTGTGACTGTGATCACCAATTAAAGTGGCCATTTGGGTGATaactgtaacaataacaagccaaggtgtacgtgaccatgataaATACATCCAGCTGGACAACATTGTGTGACTCCTTTAAACTACAGGAAGGGAAACAGTATAAAAAGCTCGAGCAGGATTTTGTCTTACTGActgaacccaaagtacttcatgtgttttctcactgctatgctggaataaacgtgttgttcttcattaagatcttcatcgttttattttcacacatttattatttcttacattGGTGAGCCAGCCAGCGAGGGATTCCaaaaaaaagtggggaaagGTAAGAAAAGTGAAATGTTCCTCTTTTACTCTGTTTGTGATTCAGGGAAACTCCTCGTTTAAATAAACCGAGAATCgaaatgttttagtgtagaatagaacCTAGAGTTTATCCCTCAGAAGCAGGAGGACTTGTTAAGTCTGTTCTGTACTTTTCTCTTTAAGATTCTGTAGGGAATCTGCTTTGTTTTCAATGTTGTATGtcaatttatttagtttatttctttttcaaaatgtaATATGTTTTGGTGTAGAAGAAGCTTCAGTATACAGATGGGTATTAAGCTGAGATTAAAATAAAGAGTTCAGATGGatgtgagttccagagctgagctGCAGAGtgactgaaagctctgttccccatcgttacaagacagacagagggaacgatgaaatgagtggaagaagaagacctgaGAGTGCGAGTTGGTGTTGGAGAAGATcgagaagatatgaaggtgcaataTTGTGGAGAGCTTTAAATGTTAAGAAGAATTTTGTACTTAATACGAAACATAATGTGACCAGCGGTAACGGAAACTAAcgaagaggtgaatgattttagtcgaatgaactgtgtgtgagcagagagatatgaatgaaaccattttaAAGGTGATGAAGTGGAGTGAAAGCTGTGTAAAAGAACATCGTGGGAATTTGTGTCAAAACGTCTTTATAGTAAAATATATGTTCTGGACACATTTCCTTGTGCACAGTAAGGCCAGTTCTTCTAAAATGTCTCTCAAATCGTcgtccttttgcttttaattgcctgAGAAAAGGAGTCACCCAGGGGGCAGTCACGAGACGGTCCTAGTCTTAAGTGGGGCAAAATTATTCAGTAAATTATGGAGACTATTATTATAGTGAGAGACCAAGTTATCTGGGGTAGAGCAGCTGTCAGCCCTAGACAAGCTGTCCAAATTAATGTCCTTAATTTTCCGAAATGATATACGTGCAGAATTTTATCTGAAATgtggaaatggaaaaaagtctgcatGAAGGTTGTCAGGAGAGACTTAAGGTTGTCAGGAGAGACTTAAGGTTGTCAGGAGAGACTTAAGGTTGTCAGGAGAGACTTAAGGTTGTCAGGAGAGACAAGTTTGTCACGAGAGACAAGTTTGTCAGGAGAGACACCTGAACAACAGATTACATCCAAAGTGTGTCCTTTAGCATGCGTGGGAGAATTCCCTGCAGTCCGAAGCTATCGAGACAAGATGTAACTTCTTTAGTAAGATTGTTGTGAACATCATCCATGTGAATATTAAAATCCACCACAAAACTATATTTGGTGAGAGTTGTTgtagttatttaattaaaaaaagcagcaaaatcAGGAATAAATTCCATGTTAAACTTTGGTGGTCGGTATACAGTGCTGATGGTTGGAGATGATCCAGAGATCTGACAAACTGCAGCCTCAAATGAGTGGGAGACAGAAACATTCACTGACATCAGTCTCCACTTCTCACGGTACATTATCGCCAGACCTCCTCGACCAGACCCACGTGTAGAACAAACCCTGGCAGATCGGCGTCATCGAGTGCAGTAAAGTCGTTTTGTTGCTGCCATGTTTCGGtcaaacagagaaaatcaaTCTTGTGATGTGCAGGAAGATCCCGCACAAGATGAACCTTAATCGTAAGTGAGCGGATGTTAAGAAGACCGAAACTGACAGTGTTGTCGTTGCTTGGTCTGGTAGCCGAGGTAGCCGAGGTAGCCGAGTTAGCCGAGTTAGCCAGGTTCGCCAGTACACACTTATCGGCATGGCGACCGGCGTTCCTCGGTGTATGTCGTACAGCTGACCATAATGACTTTATATCACTGGATTTATTGTACCAAAAGTTCGGCCAAGAGCCACGATGAATATATTTCCGTCTTGGCAGATATAAGATGTCCGTATGAGTAGCAGTGCAGGAGGTGTTGAATCATACAAACATGGACAGAAACGTAAGAGTTCATCAGCAGAGTCCAGGAAGTACAAGCCATAAACAATCGC from Tachysurus fulvidraco isolate hzauxx_2018 chromosome 2, HZAU_PFXX_2.0, whole genome shotgun sequence encodes the following:
- the LOC113643899 gene encoding translocon-associated protein subunit alpha-like → MMVFGLKSLFVILLLFPATLLSGGGVYAEPEDEVIDEASDGAVEEEEEDEEDEEVLVEEPQTGDRDVDDADDLDEDSQPADVTSHPDADTTIIFVTGEEFPANEIVKFLVGFSNKGTQDFTVRSLEASFRYPQDYQFYIQNFTALQLDAVVQPERQASFEYSFIPAQPMAGRPFGLVVLLNYHDSEGNTFQSAIFNQTVTITEQDEGLDGETMFMYIFLGGLISLMLFGTYQVLESRTRKRIPVKVETGTGGMNNVDISWIPQETLNIMNKASPRASPRKRARRTAGATDQ